The following DNA comes from Oceanococcus atlanticus.
TCCTCCAGCGGGCGCGCGGCGGTGATCTCCAGCAAGGTCGAAAATCCTCCGGCATGGTGCGTTTCGAAGACATCGAGCAAGCTGGCGGAGGCCGCAATAATGCGGTCGCCAGGGCTGAGATGATCCGACCAATCGGACAACGGCGCCTCGTTGTACTCGGCACTCAGCTGATAACCCAGCGGCATGCCGACCTGCACGTGGCCGTCTACGCGTTTGACCAGGTACAGATGCGAGCGATTGACGCTGCGCGCCTGAATTGCACCATCACGGCCAAGCTCGACCACACTGCCGTGTATGGTGCGCCCGAGCATGCCACGGGTCATGTAGTTGACCAGCCGCTGGCGCTCATCGCTGGCCGAGGCGGATAAGGTTTCCGCCTGCAGGGCCCAGTCCAGCAGCAGGGCCTCATAGGCGGTCAACACGTCATCACCTTCCACCGTGGCAAACAGAAAGTAACTGTCGGTCGGCGTATCCGGCTCAGCCAGGCGAATGTCCGTGGTGTCGCAGCGCACCGGCCCGGCCCGCAAACGACGAAACTGAACCTGATAGCTGGGGGTGGCTTTGGCTGGCACCCACAGTGAATCCTGGGCGCGTGACATCGCAGCCAGATCAGCCACCGTCTTGCGATTGAGATTGCCGATGCATTCCGCGGCCTGAAACTGACGCCGCATCAAATGAGCCACCCACAGGATGAACGGCGCCCCGCACAGCACGGTACTGATCAGCCAGACATTCTGTGAATGCGTGACCCAATCACGCGAGGGACCCGCCGGCATCTGATGGACATAGACATTGAAAACCAGCCAGATCATCAGGGCAAAGGCCACCGCAAGACCGATCGCCAGGGCCCACATCGCCTTGTGGGAATGAATACGCAACGCAGGCAGGCGCGCCGTGCGCCGGGTCAGACTGTTCATGACCGTCCTTGAGAATTGAACGCCTCCCGCGAAGCAAGATGCGGGCCAGCTGCCCGCAGGCCCCGCCCTAGCCGCGCCAGAACCCAGCGGTCAGCAGCACCAGCACGGTCATGACCTCCAAGCGCCCCATCAACATGCCCGCCGACAGTGCCCACTTGGCCGCGTCGGGTAGGCTGGCGAAGTTGCCGGCCGGGCCGACGATTTCGCCCAGCCCCGGCCCCACATTGGTGACTGCAGTGGCCGCAGCACTCAGGCTGGTCACACCATCCAGACCCAGGCTGGACAGAAACATGGCCAACACGCCGATGGTGGCGAAGAACGCAAAGGAGAACGCCACCACCGACCGCATGATGTCATCGCCCACCACCCGGCCGTTGTAGGTGTTGGGCAGCACACGGCGCGGGTACGCCAGTTGCAGCAACTGACTGTGCAGCAACCGCACCGCCAGCTGAAAGCGGAAAATTTTCATGCCGCCCGAGGTTGAGCCGGAACAGCCACCTATAAAAGTGAGATAGAAAAACGCCACTACGGGCAGCTGCCCCCAGGTGGTGTAGTCATCGGTGGCAAAGCCGGTGGTGGTCACCACCGAGACCACATTGAAGGTGGCCAGCAGCAAGGCACGCGGCGCATCGGCCTGCCCGGTCAGGCTCAGCCAGGCGGCCAGAAATGCGCTGGCAGCCAGCACAAACACCAGGAACGCCCGCACCTGCTCATCGCGAAAAATCACCAGCGGCTGATCACGCAGATGACGCACGTACAGCATGAACGGCAAACCGCCAAGCAACATGAAAACAATGGCCACGATGTGCAGTGACGCCTGATGGAACTGCGCAAACGAAGCATCCGAGGTCGAATAGCCGCCAGTGGAGACCGTGGTCAGGGCATGATTGACCGCATCAAACAGCGACATCCCGAAAACCACGTAGAGCAGCAGGCAGGCCAGCGTGAGACCGACGTACACGCTGGCAATTGAGCCGGCCACCTGACGGGCCCGCGGCATGGCCTTCTCCGACCAGTCCGAGGATTCGGTCTGGAACAGACGCATGCCTCCAACCTGCAGAAACGGCAGTATGGCCACGCCCATGACCACAAAGCCGATGCCGCCCAGCCATTGCAAGATCGAACGCCACAGCAAAATGGCCGGAGCGTGCTGATCAAGTTGGACCAGCACCGTCGAGCCGGTGGTGGTGATCCCCGACATGGTTTCGAAGAACGCGTCGGTCACGCTGATGTGTTCAACAAACACCAGCGGTAGCGCCGCCACCGCACTGACCACCACCCACACCGTGGTGGTGAGCAGGAACATCTGGCGCGGCAACATGCTGTGCAAAACCGGCCGAAAGCCGCGGAACAGGATCAGGCCTATGGCCAGGGTGGCCAGGCTGGTGAAACCGAACTCGCCGGCGCCAGCAGTAGCGGTGGCCGCGGCCAGCAAGGCCGGAACCAGCATGAACAAGGACAGGATGGCCAGCAGCAAGCCGATTGCGAAGCCGATCGGCGCAACCCGCCTGATCACACTGTCGCTGGTCATTCCGGTCAGAGGTGCGGACTCATTTGAGCGCATCACGGCCGGCCTCGGTCAGGCGCCAGCGTCGTGCGGTGTTTTCCAGCGGCAGCATCTGCGCTGGCAGGGATTCGATCAAACCGCGCTCGCGCAGATTCAGCAAGGTGGCCGACTCGCCCGGCTCGCCGCTCAGCGGCAGCCCGCGCTGAATCCGGCGCAGTTGACGCCACTCGGATTCCGATAAGCCGCTCATGCCTTCATGCCTTGTCCCGAACCAGCGTGCTGCGGGCCCGCATGATATACCCATCAGCGCACCGCAAGCTAAGCCTCGCGCTGTGCGAACACGCCCAGAATATGCCGCCTCAGCCACTGATTGGCGGGGTCGTCATCCACATTCTCGTGCCAGTAAACGTAGCCTTCCGGCGGCGGCAGATCGAGCGGAAACGGCAGGATCAGGAAATCGCCGGCCCGGTTGGCCACCTCGGCATAGCCGCGCGGCATGGTCAGCACCAGATCGTTATGACGGACCACTTCCAGGGCCGCAAAGTAATGCTGGCAGCGCAGCTGGATATGCCGGCTGAGCCCGTGGCGTGATAACTCCATATCTTCGATGCCACCGCCAGAACGGCGCACGGTGGCCAAAATGTGGCCCTCAGCCAGATAGTCCTCCAGCGTGGCATGTATGTTCAGGCGTGGATGTCCGGCGCGACAGACCACAACCAGCGGGTCGAACTGCACACGCTGACGCAAAATTTTGTCCGACACGGGCAAATGCATGTCCAGCGCGACATCAAGATGGCCATTGGCCAGTTCCGATTCGAGCGCGCGCCGGTCGGTCTGGATCGAAGCCAGATCGATCTGTGGCGCCTCCGCGCTGATGCTGCGCTGCAGGGCCGGCATCAGCAGTGGCTCACTCACATCGCGCATACCCAGGGTGAATTTGTGCGGTGTGGTAGCCGGATCAAAGCGGTTGAGATCAGACAGCATCAGATCCACGTCGCGCAGGATGTCGCGCACCGGCCGGGCCAGATTGCGTGCGGTCGGTGTCGGCACCACGGCGCGCCCCTCGCGCACGAACAAAGGATCACCCAGGGCGTCGCGCAAGCGATTCAAGGCATGGGAGACGGCCGGCTGGGTCAGATGCAGCTTGCGCGCCGCCGGCGTGATACCGCCTTCGCTGAA
Coding sequences within:
- a CDS encoding TrkH family potassium uptake protein, with the translated sequence MTSDSVIRRVAPIGFAIGLLLAILSLFMLVPALLAAATATAGAGEFGFTSLATLAIGLILFRGFRPVLHSMLPRQMFLLTTTVWVVVSAVAALPLVFVEHISVTDAFFETMSGITTTGSTVLVQLDQHAPAILLWRSILQWLGGIGFVVMGVAILPFLQVGGMRLFQTESSDWSEKAMPRARQVAGSIASVYVGLTLACLLLYVVFGMSLFDAVNHALTTVSTGGYSTSDASFAQFHQASLHIVAIVFMLLGGLPFMLYVRHLRDQPLVIFRDEQVRAFLVFVLAASAFLAAWLSLTGQADAPRALLLATFNVVSVVTTTGFATDDYTTWGQLPVVAFFYLTFIGGCSGSTSGGMKIFRFQLAVRLLHSQLLQLAYPRRVLPNTYNGRVVGDDIMRSVVAFSFAFFATIGVLAMFLSSLGLDGVTSLSAAATAVTNVGPGLGEIVGPAGNFASLPDAAKWALSAGMLMGRLEVMTVLVLLTAGFWRG
- a CDS encoding LysR family transcriptional regulator, with translation MNVSKIDLNLLVVFDAIFSEGGITPAARKLHLTQPAVSHALNRLRDALGDPLFVREGRAVVPTPTARNLARPVRDILRDVDLMLSDLNRFDPATTPHKFTLGMRDVSEPLLMPALQRSISAEAPQIDLASIQTDRRALESELANGHLDVALDMHLPVSDKILRQRVQFDPLVVVCRAGHPRLNIHATLEDYLAEGHILATVRRSGGGIEDMELSRHGLSRHIQLRCQHYFAALEVVRHNDLVLTMPRGYAEVANRAGDFLILPFPLDLPPPEGYVYWHENVDDDPANQWLRRHILGVFAQREA